One genomic segment of Phormidium ambiguum IAM M-71 includes these proteins:
- a CDS encoding Mu transposase C-terminal domain-containing protein, whose product MAHIDHTQLDIELVCSRTGRSLGRPWATVLIDAMSRRILAIYLTFDEPSYRSCMMVLRICVQRFSRLPETIVVDGGAEFSSTYFETLLAAFECTKKQRPPAKARFGSIIERLFGTTNIEFFYNLRGNTQITKNVRLVTKSNNPKKQAVWTLDELYEYFCAYSYEFYDCQEHPALGQSPRQAFTNGLILSGSRPQKQIIYNENFKIFTLPSTPKGTAKVQPSRGVKINYIYYWSTDDSFLRPEIEGTNLPIRYDPFDMGTAYAYVKGHWVRCISEYYKSFHERSEREVNIASLQLRRSKQKFTQRLTISAKEKAMYLEGTEAKEALLLQRLHDLARLDVCSLIERKETEANHQIFPVNLNGDESSLDGNKQPGKSRVNSLIDLTKIEAYKDEELW is encoded by the coding sequence CCGTCGAATTCTAGCTATTTATCTCACCTTTGATGAACCAAGCTATCGCTCTTGTATGATGGTCTTAAGAATCTGCGTGCAGCGTTTTTCTCGTTTACCTGAGACAATTGTGGTAGACGGCGGAGCAGAGTTTAGTAGCACCTATTTTGAAACACTGTTAGCAGCTTTTGAGTGTACCAAAAAACAGCGTCCTCCAGCTAAAGCTCGGTTTGGTTCTATCATTGAAAGGTTATTTGGTACAACCAACATAGAATTTTTTTATAACCTTAGAGGTAATACTCAAATTACCAAAAATGTCCGTTTAGTTACCAAATCAAATAATCCCAAGAAACAAGCTGTTTGGACATTAGATGAACTTTACGAATATTTTTGTGCATATAGCTATGAATTTTACGACTGCCAAGAACATCCAGCATTAGGGCAGAGTCCTCGTCAAGCCTTTACCAATGGATTAATTTTAAGTGGTTCTCGCCCACAAAAACAAATTATTTATAATGAAAACTTCAAGATTTTTACCTTACCATCTACACCCAAAGGGACAGCTAAAGTTCAGCCTAGTCGCGGTGTAAAAATTAATTATATCTATTATTGGTCAACCGATGATTCTTTCTTGAGACCCGAAATTGAAGGAACCAATCTACCAATTCGCTATGACCCCTTTGATATGGGAACTGCTTATGCTTATGTCAAGGGACATTGGGTACGCTGTATATCGGAATATTACAAATCTTTCCACGAACGTTCTGAGCGAGAAGTTAATATAGCAAGTCTCCAATTACGTCGTTCCAAGCAAAAGTTCACTCAACGGCTGACTATTTCTGCTAAAGAAAAGGCGATGTATTTAGAAGGAACTGAAGCTAAAGAAGCATTATTATTGCAACGCTTACATGACTTAGCACGTCTTGATGTCTGCTCGCTGATTGAAAGAAAGGAAACCGAGGCGAACCATCAAATTTTTCCAGTTAATTTAAATGGCGATGAAAGTTCTCTAGATGGCAATAAACAGCCGGGAAAATCTAGAGTAAACAGCTTAATTGATTTAACTAAAATAGAAGCTTACAAAGATGAGGAGCTATGGTAA
- a CDS encoding ATP-binding protein, translated as MVKIQSRPFSDSLLLESKEAKNNYFKNLTVPHKKLQSALELLLINTLEPADTLVFLVFGVTGVGKTTLRRRFEKVLLEEFLPSLRQNPGQIAVAGMEAIPAEQGKFSYKDYYTRALEALKEVLIEYKANYRLSSSEANDLKCLNQGHYKDSPALRRAMEKVFRYRQLKAFTIDEAQHLLMMAGGHQMLHQMNWVKSIANLTGTVHILFGTYELLNCPTLNGQMGRRSEDIHLTPYEADNAEDIAEFIRVIKTFQRHLPLVEEPNLEKHYEYLFSGSIGCVGLLKNWLTRSLRVALSEEALTLNNKHLKRGALGAARLKKIKEEAFQGLRRFREESNFDSQQCLTEYNIEIPAPGSAKKGRVGQRKPLRDAVGANSDDS; from the coding sequence ATGGTAAAAATACAGTCTCGGCCTTTTTCAGACTCACTCCTATTAGAATCCAAAGAAGCCAAGAATAATTATTTTAAAAACCTGACTGTTCCCCACAAAAAGCTTCAGTCAGCTTTAGAACTCTTACTCATCAATACTCTAGAACCAGCCGATACTTTAGTTTTCTTAGTATTTGGCGTAACAGGTGTGGGAAAAACAACTCTACGTCGGCGTTTTGAAAAGGTACTTCTTGAGGAATTCCTTCCCTCATTACGTCAGAATCCCGGTCAAATTGCGGTAGCTGGTATGGAAGCTATTCCAGCTGAACAGGGCAAGTTTAGTTACAAAGACTATTACACTCGTGCCTTAGAAGCTCTTAAAGAAGTTTTAATCGAATATAAAGCTAATTATCGATTATCTTCATCAGAAGCCAACGATTTAAAATGCTTGAACCAAGGCCACTATAAAGATTCACCCGCCTTGCGTCGGGCGATGGAAAAAGTGTTTCGTTACCGTCAGCTTAAAGCTTTTACAATCGATGAGGCGCAACATCTATTGATGATGGCAGGTGGGCATCAAATGCTACATCAAATGAACTGGGTGAAGTCTATTGCTAATCTTACCGGAACAGTGCATATCTTATTTGGGACTTATGAATTGCTTAACTGTCCTACACTAAATGGACAGATGGGGCGGCGTAGCGAGGATATTCATTTAACTCCTTATGAAGCTGATAATGCTGAAGATATCGCTGAATTTATCCGCGTCATCAAAACTTTTCAACGTCATCTTCCGCTAGTAGAAGAACCCAATTTAGAAAAACATTACGAATATCTTTTTTCTGGCTCAATTGGTTGTGTGGGACTTCTCAAAAATTGGTTGACTCGTTCACTGAGAGTAGCGTTATCTGAAGAAGCTCTGACTCTGAATAATAAGCATCTTAAAAGAGGAGCTTTAGGAGCAGCACGCCTTAAGAAAATTAAAGAAGAGGCATTCCAAGGATTAAGACGTTTCCGGGAGGAATCTAACTTTGATTCTCAACAATGTTTAACAGAATATAACATTGAGATACCCGCCCCTGGCTCTGCAAAAAAGGGTCGTGTCGGTCAAAGGAAACCATTACGAGATGCTGTTGGGGCAAATTCTGATGATAGTTGA
- a CDS encoding TniQ family protein, whose product MIVDSAIIDELWDTQPPIVPNPSRLFHLQPMGLGTAYVESLTSYVARLGEAHGVPPGTLLAIEVKPMVKQGYAINPLNSSSIVSLYGQSSVKALNGTQLGAKQLVKALEELTLRNDLQFLTLLPWAEVFPVRGLLRHFQAWCPDCYQEWQNHQQIIYSPLLWALQAVKICPAHHRPLESKCPYCDREFLPLWWDSQPGFCLRCRGWLGNNCQLYPKSNTLFEPTEEFKQQLWIAQTLGELMANAPNLISRPPRNTIKTMLEAYVHQYIQDNVSAFGRNFGLSRAEIIRWYSGVTISNLDKLLLICYTLSTNLTDFLQRRVVPLSSEQHYLLTAKPKKRQCSSSKVTLRKSNEREQLVEAMQLALEEVPPPSLTQLALRLGYKSYSSLTACSKSLSAALTARYVDYQQQLRLERIRNVLESVLDSNEYPSPSLQKVARRTGISLGTFYCHCPLLCRAVSFRYEDYRKFHQKQMIAQGLREVRKLAPILYAQGITPTVKNMRKFMQHPSTLWHVEVVEGLSEVRRALVRLRKLQIVFINTGFRLRPSFGLKSAIFCFKSQPTNFI is encoded by the coding sequence ATGATAGTTGACAGCGCGATTATCGATGAATTATGGGACACCCAACCACCTATTGTCCCAAATCCTAGCCGTTTGTTTCATCTACAACCGATGGGTTTAGGCACTGCTTATGTGGAGAGCCTTACTAGCTATGTTGCTCGTCTAGGAGAAGCTCATGGTGTACCGCCTGGAACTTTATTGGCTATTGAAGTCAAACCGATGGTGAAACAGGGTTATGCTATCAACCCCTTAAATTCATCAAGCATTGTCAGTCTGTATGGACAAAGTTCTGTCAAAGCTTTAAATGGAACTCAACTAGGAGCTAAACAACTTGTCAAGGCACTTGAAGAACTTACTTTACGCAATGATTTGCAGTTTTTGACGCTACTTCCTTGGGCTGAAGTTTTCCCAGTTAGAGGTTTGCTCAGACACTTTCAGGCTTGGTGTCCTGATTGCTATCAAGAGTGGCAGAATCATCAACAGATTATTTATTCCCCTCTGTTATGGGCTTTGCAAGCTGTCAAAATTTGTCCGGCGCATCATAGACCTTTAGAATCTAAATGTCCTTATTGTGACCGAGAGTTTTTACCTTTGTGGTGGGACTCTCAACCTGGATTTTGTTTAAGATGTCGCGGGTGGTTGGGAAATAATTGCCAGCTTTATCCTAAGTCAAATACTTTATTTGAGCCGACTGAAGAATTTAAGCAACAACTTTGGATAGCTCAAACTTTAGGAGAATTAATGGCGAACGCTCCCAATTTAATATCTCGACCGCCAAGAAATACTATTAAAACAATGCTTGAGGCTTATGTACATCAATACATTCAAGATAACGTTTCCGCTTTTGGCCGAAACTTTGGGCTATCCAGAGCCGAAATTATTCGTTGGTATTCAGGTGTAACTATTTCAAATTTGGATAAACTTTTGCTTATTTGTTATACTTTATCAACGAATCTTACAGATTTTTTGCAACGGCGAGTAGTACCTTTATCTAGTGAGCAGCACTACCTGTTAACTGCCAAGCCGAAGAAAAGACAATGCTCTTCGTCAAAAGTTACTTTGAGAAAGAGTAACGAGCGTGAGCAGCTTGTTGAAGCTATGCAGCTAGCTTTAGAAGAAGTGCCACCTCCTTCTTTGACACAGTTAGCTCTTCGTTTAGGATACAAAAGTTATAGTAGTTTAACGGCTTGCTCGAAATCTTTGTCGGCTGCTCTCACTGCTAGATATGTTGATTATCAGCAACAATTAAGGCTGGAACGAATCCGAAATGTACTCGAAAGTGTGCTTGATAGCAATGAGTATCCCTCACCTTCTCTTCAAAAAGTAGCTCGGCGTACTGGTATCAGTTTAGGAACTTTTTACTGTCATTGCCCACTTTTGTGTCGTGCTGTTTCTTTTCGCTATGAAGATTACCGAAAATTTCACCAGAAACAAATGATTGCTCAAGGCTTGAGGGAAGTAAGAAAGCTTGCTCCTATACTTTATGCACAAGGGATAACTCCAACTGTTAAGAATATGAGAAAATTTATGCAACATCCATCTACCTTATGGCACGTTGAGGTTGTGGAAGGTTTAAGCGAGGTAAGACGCGCACTGGTAAGGTTGAGGAAGCTTCAAATCGTTTTCATAAATACAGGTTTCCGATTGCGGCCATCTTTTGGTTTAAAATCGGCCATCTTTTGCTTTAAGTCACAGCCAACCAACTTCATCTGA
- a CDS encoding RrF2 family transcriptional regulator, with product MLDSSPNHQSHSIIELSSKLEYALLALIELASQNTKKVPLTLSEITTKQPIPERYLEQVFINLRRGGLVQSHRGAKGGYLLSREPWEITLLEIVISLEGVQKEKKRSDSCTLEKEAIYKVWQQANSAFEAILSRYTLQDLCQLRDERQHNNPMYYI from the coding sequence ATGTTAGATTCTTCCCCAAATCACCAAAGTCACAGTATTATAGAACTATCTTCCAAGCTAGAATATGCCTTGTTAGCACTTATAGAATTAGCAAGTCAAAACACTAAAAAAGTTCCATTAACTCTTAGTGAAATCACAACTAAACAGCCAATTCCTGAACGTTACTTGGAACAAGTTTTTATCAATCTGCGGCGTGGTGGTTTAGTGCAAAGTCATCGTGGCGCTAAAGGTGGCTATCTGTTAAGCCGTGAACCTTGGGAGATTACTCTATTAGAAATTGTGATTTCTTTAGAAGGTGTGCAGAAAGAGAAAAAGCGATCGGATTCTTGCACTCTAGAAAAAGAAGCAATTTATAAAGTTTGGCAGCAAGCTAATTCTGCTTTCGAAGCAATTCTCAGCCGTTATACTCTTCAAGATTTGTGTCAGCTGAGGGATGAGCGTCAACATAATAATCCTATGTATTACATCTAA
- a CDS encoding sulfate/molybdate ABC transporter ATP-binding protein, with amino-acid sequence MGIKVENVSKQFGSFSAVDQVNLEIKTGSLVALLGPSGSGKSTLLRMIAGLELPDTGKIWLIGEDATYQSVQERHIGFVFQHYALFKHLTIRQNIAFALEIRKVAKNRIQQRVEELLQLIQLGGLGDRYPSQLSGGQRQRVALARALAVQPRVLLLDEPFGALDAKVRKELRNWLRHLHEEVQVTTVFVTHDQEEAMEVADEIVVMNQGRVEQVGKPSEIYDNPATPFVMSFLGPVNVLPSKAGFFLSNKRLTKKEQIFLRPHDVLIQLQPIKGAVSARVDRIIYLGWEIRMELVLESAERVNAYLSRERFLQLQLHLNQRVYVQSKKIKIFPDPILK; translated from the coding sequence ATGGGTATTAAAGTCGAGAATGTTTCTAAACAATTTGGCTCTTTCTCCGCCGTTGACCAGGTAAATTTAGAAATAAAAACAGGCTCTCTGGTGGCGTTGTTAGGCCCTTCTGGATCGGGAAAATCCACTTTGTTACGGATGATTGCAGGGTTAGAACTTCCTGATACTGGAAAAATTTGGCTGATTGGAGAAGATGCTACTTACCAATCTGTGCAGGAACGCCACATTGGTTTTGTGTTTCAGCACTATGCTTTGTTTAAACATTTAACAATTCGCCAAAATATAGCTTTTGCTTTAGAAATTCGCAAAGTAGCGAAAAATAGGATTCAGCAGCGAGTTGAGGAACTTTTGCAGTTAATTCAGTTGGGGGGTTTAGGCGATCGTTATCCTTCTCAACTTTCCGGTGGACAAAGACAACGGGTTGCTTTAGCTAGAGCATTAGCGGTACAACCAAGAGTTTTGTTATTAGATGAACCTTTTGGTGCATTAGATGCCAAAGTCCGTAAAGAATTGCGGAATTGGTTACGACACCTGCACGAAGAAGTACAAGTAACGACTGTATTTGTTACCCACGATCAAGAAGAAGCAATGGAAGTAGCTGATGAAATTGTGGTGATGAATCAAGGTCGCGTAGAACAAGTTGGTAAACCATCAGAAATCTATGATAATCCAGCAACTCCTTTTGTGATGAGTTTTCTTGGGCCAGTAAATGTATTACCAAGTAAGGCAGGCTTTTTCCTTAGTAATAAACGACTCACAAAAAAAGAGCAAATTTTTCTCCGGCCTCACGATGTTTTAATTCAGTTACAACCTATTAAAGGTGCGGTATCTGCGAGAGTTGACCGAATTATTTATTTAGGTTGGGAAATTCGCATGGAGTTAGTTTTGGAATCAGCAGAAAGAGTAAATGCTTACCTAAGTCGAGAGCGTTTTCTGCAACTTCAATTACACCTAAATCAACGAGTTTACGTGCAATCTAAGAAAATCAAAATTTTCCCCGATCCGATTCTAAAATAA
- a CDS encoding RrF2 family transcriptional regulator translates to MMKLSAKVRYGLLALLELADHYQQSSYLQVDEIVAAQNIPYRYLMQLLISLRRSGIVRSQRGTKGGYCLTKAPENITLLEIITCLEGIPQPEKSVQASVESSDNLLIEDIWSEANQSVMQLFASYSLKSLSDKRKESRKSNQMYYI, encoded by the coding sequence ATGATGAAACTATCTGCTAAAGTAAGATATGGTTTATTAGCCTTGTTAGAACTAGCCGATCATTACCAACAAAGCAGTTACTTACAAGTAGATGAAATTGTTGCTGCTCAAAACATTCCCTATCGTTATCTGATGCAATTGTTAATCTCCCTACGACGTAGTGGGATTGTTCGTTCTCAGCGCGGCACAAAAGGTGGTTATTGTTTAACTAAAGCGCCAGAAAATATTACTTTATTAGAAATTATTACTTGTTTAGAAGGTATTCCTCAGCCAGAAAAATCAGTCCAGGCTTCAGTTGAATCTTCAGATAATTTATTAATTGAGGATATTTGGTCGGAAGCGAATCAATCAGTAATGCAGCTTTTTGCCAGCTATTCCTTAAAAAGTTTATCTGATAAACGAAAAGAAAGCCGCAAATCTAATCAAATGTACTATATTTAA
- a CDS encoding prohibitin family protein encodes MKNTTFNKVSKIIAFLLLSLIFFSPFVIVNAGERGVLMQFGKVQNPIFGEGIHLIIPIVNTVKKLSIRVQKQEISAEASSKDLQDVFTDVALNWHILPEEANLIYQQIGDEAAIIDKIINPAVEEILKAVMAKYTAEEIITRREEVKTGVDNSLTTRLITYHIAVDDISLVHVHFSQRFGDAVEAKQVAEQEAKRAEFVAQKATKEAEAKVNFAKGEAEAQRLVRETLNTEVLAKQAIEKWNGNLPLIIGEGGPKVLDLGQLVNTLQK; translated from the coding sequence ATGAAAAATACAACTTTTAACAAAGTTAGCAAAATCATTGCTTTTCTGCTATTGTCGCTGATTTTCTTCTCACCTTTCGTAATTGTTAATGCTGGAGAGAGGGGAGTTTTAATGCAATTTGGCAAAGTGCAAAATCCGATTTTCGGAGAAGGAATTCACTTGATAATTCCCATTGTTAATACTGTAAAAAAACTGAGTATTCGAGTACAAAAGCAGGAAATTTCCGCAGAAGCTTCCTCAAAAGATTTACAGGATGTTTTTACGGATGTTGCTCTTAACTGGCACATTCTCCCAGAGGAAGCAAACTTAATTTACCAACAAATTGGAGATGAAGCAGCAATTATAGATAAAATAATTAATCCAGCAGTGGAAGAAATACTTAAAGCTGTGATGGCGAAATACACAGCAGAAGAAATTATTACTAGAAGGGAAGAAGTAAAAACTGGAGTAGATAATAGTTTAACTACTAGATTAATAACCTATCATATTGCAGTTGATGATATTTCTTTGGTTCATGTGCATTTTTCCCAACGCTTTGGTGATGCTGTGGAAGCTAAACAAGTTGCGGAACAAGAAGCAAAAAGAGCAGAGTTTGTAGCCCAGAAAGCTACTAAAGAAGCAGAAGCTAAAGTGAATTTTGCTAAGGGAGAGGCAGAAGCACAAAGATTAGTTCGAGAAACTCTGAATACAGAAGTTTTAGCCAAACAAGCTATAGAAAAGTGGAATGGTAATTTACCCTTAATTATTGGTGAGGGTGGGCCAAAAGTGTTGGATTTGGGTCAATTAGTAAATACTCTCCAAAAGTAA
- a CDS encoding cadmium resistance transporter yields the protein MDGLVTAIPAGLTAFSATNIDDIVILSLFFSQVNSNFRRWHIVAGQYLGFTALVMASLPGFFSSLIVPQAWIGMLGIVPIAIGINSLLNRDDDESDDEVETEPNNSVLAKLFSPQVYGVAAVTVANGSDNISIYVPLFASSTLASLPVILAVFFSMVGVWCYTAYRLTNLPAIASSLTRYGKNIVPFVLIGLGVLILCKSHTLESSSLTVMTLLAIGGCVLTQAINYWRSPQIEKN from the coding sequence ATGGATGGATTAGTAACTGCAATTCCCGCTGGATTAACAGCTTTTAGTGCTACCAACATTGATGATATCGTCATTCTCAGCCTGTTTTTTTCCCAAGTAAATAGCAACTTTCGCCGTTGGCACATTGTTGCTGGACAATATCTCGGTTTTACTGCATTAGTTATGGCTAGTCTTCCCGGTTTTTTTAGCAGTTTAATCGTACCTCAAGCTTGGATTGGAATGTTGGGTATTGTTCCGATCGCAATTGGAATCAACAGTCTACTAAATCGAGATGATGATGAGTCAGATGATGAAGTAGAAACAGAACCTAATAACTCTGTACTGGCAAAACTTTTTTCTCCCCAAGTTTACGGTGTAGCAGCGGTGACTGTTGCTAATGGCAGTGACAATATCAGCATTTATGTACCACTATTTGCTAGCAGTACTTTGGCAAGTCTTCCGGTAATTCTGGCGGTATTTTTCTCGATGGTTGGTGTTTGGTGCTACACCGCTTATCGATTAACTAATTTACCTGCGATCGCATCTTCCTTAACTCGTTATGGTAAAAATATTGTTCCCTTCGTTTTGATTGGTTTAGGTGTGTTGATTTTGTGCAAAAGTCATACACTAGAAAGCAGTTCCTTAACTGTGATGACGCTGTTAGCGATCGGCGGTTGTGTGCTTACCCAGGCGATTAACTATTGGCGATCGCCCCAAATCGAAAAAAATTAA